ttctcttcattaacTTGCTGTGCTGCTGCGCAATTGCCCACATGGCTTGACCGTCTACGGGTTGGCGGTAGCTACCCTTTCTCAGTTCCTCCACGGTCAAAAGGCAAGaagaatatatgtatatatatatatatataagaaaaggTTCCTGACCAACCCGGGCATTAACCCAGTCGATGATTTGACCAGATCCAGCTGAAAAACAGTTTTGACTTGGCCCATTGGCTTAATATAATTCCTACTGATGTCGAATTTCAtgaattaattttaaatggatttgcatatgttttctttatattactTGCTTTCATGTAATTTCTTAGACGTCTTTTGTGCCTCTTCTTAGATGTTTCTCTTTCGCTTCCACATGCTTGTGCAAAtgttttccatatatatatatatatatgcccggGTTTTCAGCTTTCATGTAATTTCTTTGTAGCAAGTCTCCTTATTTAATTTCCATAATGACTTCAGTAGCTGCTTGATCTTCAAAGAGCCACTCCTTCTCCTATAATTCTACCACAGTGtgacttttttcttcttgtttttacGAATGATGAAAAACTTTTGGCAGACCAGATTAGTTAATGAGCTCATTGTTGGTGGCCATGGCAGACTTGCTACAAATGTACAGAACTatttccctttatttttttttctaacggTGAAGAACTTTTGAAGAACCAGAGTAGTTACCGAGCTCATTCCCTGTGACCATGGCAGACTTACCTGCTTCAAGCTTTGATAATCCACAACGGTCCTTGGCCCCCACTAGGTTCGCTCATGCCAATGTGACATGACATAAGTTTGCCAGGACTTCGGTGGTGCTGGCTGTATCCATTTACTTCAAGATCAATATTCAAATATCAAGCAACTTGAAATTTATTGTGTTTCAAGTCAAGGCTATAAGGCTATATCCATGACTTTTAGTTCCCAGCAGATCGAAGTTCAGTACAAGTCTTTTCTCTGTAACTTCATGTAGTTTCCCCAGAAAGTCAATCTTTTGAGTTGTTCTTGGTCGAATTTTGGTTATCAGGATGTCATCCATGTGATATATCTGAAAGAGAGTCAAATTTTGAAACGACGATACTCGACACGTAACACGAGTGATCATGTTAAGTTTCAGAATATAATACAAGTGATTAGTTAATTATAAGGAAACCTAAGAACTATTTAAATCTCGATCTTTACCAGGTCTCGTCTTGGTAGATCAAGTCTACACGAAGAAACTAATTTCTTTGAAAGAAAGAGCGAAGCATTGACTTCTCAAAAGGTGTTTATGTGAGGGTACTGCGGGATGAGGTAAGCTGCTTGAAATCGACGGCAAGAAAGTGAAGCGTGACTAATGGAGCCCTGTGATGACCACCACAAGCAAGCACTTCCCCAAGCTGTGAACTGAACGGAGCTCATTTCTCAGCGCTAGTGGATTTCCGCGGGTAGCTTCTCTAAATTGATCATCTAAGATTCTGGGAAGGCCTGCACAGCgtcaagttttcaaaacaagtttccGAACTTGAGTGTGTTTTCTGAAGATGTACATAGAAAAATCAGGTTCTTGTCAGAAGAATCCTTTGCAgctaaaaaaactaataaaagcAAACCCATTATAAATATCTCTGCAAGTACTCCACTCTAGTGAGCTTCGCCAGGCACAGTTAATTTGGTCTAGGAGCAATCGTTACATGACTCTGATCTTAGAACTCTTAAGCACCTAAGCATCTCTCAGCAACATCTATCCCCACACCTTGCAAACGAACTGAAATGATAagaaaaatatcagaacaaaaaTTATTTGGGCAGCTTGCTTGGGGGAAGATATGTTTGCCTGGCAGAAGTGGTTCGATTTCCATAGACATCAACTACCTGCATAATGACGGAATAGGCGTCGGTCCTCCTGGTGGAGGGTACTAGCTTTggagttttatgttgtcaagcAGCAAGTAAATTAGGTGCTGAACTTTAGAGAAAAATGTTTAACTAGTTAACATAGAAGAGGCCGCCTTTACATGCAATCAACTGAAGGAGTTGAAATTTTGACTTGGTAAAAAGACTATTTCCTTCCTCTCTTTGACACGCATTCATTTTTCAACTCAGGAACTGCTCGAGTTGAGGGTCCCCCACTTTTATTGCCAAAATTTACTGACCAAATAGTTCAGGGAATCACTCATAGACAAGTTTCTCCATGTTTCTTcccgttttcctttttccccacctaaaatttcctttatttttctacaTTGATCATACGGTTCCCAGTTCCCACATCACATGGGCTCTTGTCCTCAGCATTTAGCCATTTACCAGCAACAACAAATGAGCTATCTATTTGGTCTTCTAAGTTTGACTACAAATACTAATAGTAGAAATGGAAGCGTTTTAGTCAAGTTAGAAAAAGCGGAGCTACCACCTTCTTCAATGTAGGGTCTCCATGGAGTTGAGTTTGGTAAATAGAGCTGGACATTATTAGTATCTCCATGACTTCGAGCTGGAACAGAATTACCAAATACAGCTGGAGATAGGCATGCCAATGGCTACCACCTGTTGCAGAATTCCCCAAGTCGCAAAACAGAGCCTAGAAGTGCAGATGGCGTCTTTAATGAGATGGGTAGTTATCCCTTTCTAGGCTTTCCTTCATAAATGAGATGGGTAGTTATCCCTTTCTGGGCTTTCCTTCATATGAATCATATCAGTGTTGTAGCTATTGCACTCTATTTTATATCGTTTTCAACAATTTATAGATAGGATAAAGATTTAAACAAAAGGCTGATATTATTTCATTATGTATGTCAAGAATAAAGGTTACAAAATATCAATCTGTTTCTGTTATCAACAGATCTGTTTCTATTGTCGGATTTGCAGAGAAGAGCTGTTACGCGTAAATGGGCTATTTCCTCGGTGGTTAAAAGATTAGGAAAGAAGTCGTTCGCACACATGGAAAGAAATAGCTGTGCATTATCTTGCATTTTTTGCAAATTATATTTGTCACCAAAAATCTTGTACAGGATAACCTTTCTGTTCTCTATATATCCTGTCCAAAGGATCAATAAAGTTAGgttgttctctctttttctctttcacgCTTTCTCCATCACATTTATTTCACAATGTCTAAAGCCGATATGAAGCCGGCCGTGTCCTTTGATGCATGTTGATCATTATCTACAAGGGGCCACTCGGGCCTCCTCGCACTGAAATATGATAACATGGTTGAGCGATAAGGCTTTGACTTACAATATTAATGGGTTGTGAATATCACTATAAGAGATGTATGTTACTTTGCTGAAGGGTGCCGTGGCAGGGATTAAAGGAGGAATTTATCGCCTGGTCTAAAAGTGGATCAATAGATGCTGGAAAATCTTCTTTCAGGCAGTGGCCTGATGAAAGGAAAATTCATGGCATCAAATTCTCTGTTTGGCAGAATTGCTGATACGGTTTCAGAGTTGGCTCGTGGAAGAAGAAATAGCAACTCCTGGCCAGTGTATGGGATAACACTGGTGTGATATGTGAGAAGGTGGGCGGCGAAGTAGTTAGCGAATGGAATCCCAGCATAGTCATTGTGACCGAGAAGGACAGAATGAGAACATGCAGATTGACACAGCTGAAATGGAGTTCATTGGCTGTCAGCAATAAGGAAGAGAGGATGGTAGTCACCTCCAATAATAAAGGGTGGATGCGGAGATCGAAGGGTCTGGTTGAAGGTAGAAGACAATGGCCAGCGCGttggaaagaaataaaagagagagcAGAAAGTATGATTCTGATGAATAGAAGAATCAGCAGCAAAGCAGGGCAAATTTTGATGGAAGGGAGACTGCAAGATGGAAGAAATGACATTGATTAGAACGATTCTGGTTCCTGATTTCCGTCTGGTTCCAGACTATTTGATTGCTTATTCTTGATCAGTGTAGGAGCTACCGTGTTTTTAGCAGCTTGCTTctgatgtttttttgtttgtgaagcCTCTTTTTTGCATATAATTCAATTTTTCGAAATAAAGGAGGGCTGCCTGTCCCCCAGCCAATCTTTTTTCACTGTAATTGGCCGTTCTGTGTTCACATCATTATGATATGGCGTTCCATTTGTGTGTTTTTTATGCAACAGTGGCTCCATTGGCTATGTCAAGTCTCAACTCAACGCTTTCCTTCTTTAAAGCTCTTCTTTTGTATTGCTttggttttcagtttttttttttgcctaatTTCAATTTACTTATGAAAACGAGTCACGTGGTGAAATGTGTTAAATATGTGCCTGCTTTTGTCATTTGGATTACTTTAGTTAAAATATTAGTCAATACAAGTGAAATTGTGTAGAAGCAAGAGGCACTTTTGAACTCAAACTTTCATGTATTTGAGTACGAGATTATTTAACTTGAGGCTCTTTCTTCGGTAGTTGACGGCAAAAAGGCGAAATTCTGCGTCAAAATAAGGCCTGGTCTGGGATTATGGCCAAAATGTCAGGGACAACTAATAGCAAAATCCCcgacagaaaacaagaaaataaaaaaaaaaggattctAAATGGAGGCggctcatttttttatttttataaaggcCTCGTCCCACATTTACTGCAACTCTCCAGTAAACTCATTTTTATCGTTTTCtaataaattaaactaaaatttccagtaaaaaaaaaaggaatgtggaaaatatttttttaaaatgtaattgAGTTACAAACTTTAACTGGCTTCACTTCAATGTGGCATAAGATAGAGAAAAGTTCAGATCACGAGAGGCCCTATGTTATAATTTCAACAAAGTGGTGAAGTTAAACGAAAAGTTCCCGAGGTGAAAAACGGGACACGGGCTTCGGGGGTACAATGATTGAGACTCTCTCGCTCTGTTCTTTGTGAACAGGGAACGGCATCCGACGAGGGCACGGGGGATTTGGCGGGAGTTTCCCTCGAGTCGTCTGTTCTCTTCTCGTCGTCTGCCCGATCTCGCGGTCACTGAGATCAGAAAGGGCAAGGAGGCGACGACGACGATCCCGTTTCTTCCTtccgttttttttctctctttttggcGTCTCGATTTCCCCTGTCCAACCACCGACAGCTTCCCACGCGCCTTCTCCGCTTCCGTTCCAACTCACCGTACCCAACACCTAAATCCTAGGCcgttcatttctttttctctctcttcttgcgCAACTCTTCCCGAAGCCCTTTGGTTGTTCTCTactcttcattcttctttcttcctatacttcttcttctgctgctgctgcagtgGGGAAAAGAGATGGCGGGAAGCGGCTACGGAGATGTGGCGCAGAAGGTGGACTATGTGTTCAAGATCGTACTTATCGGCGATTCGGCCGTCGGAAAATCGCAGATCCTCGCTCGGTTCGCCAGGGACGAGTTCAGCCTCGACTCCAAGGCCACCATCGGGGTCGAGTTCCAGACGAGGACGCTCGTCATTCAGCACAAGAATGTCAAGGCTCAAATCTGGGACACCGCTGGCCAGGAGAGGTAGCGTTCTCTTCCCGTTTCCGTTTCTGTTTCCgcgtttttgtttctttcttggcGTGATCTGGAGTTCTTCTGGAACTCGGATCTGCATTTCCTTCGCTATTTTTCTTATGGTTGCGGTTTTCTTTGATCACATTTCTCTGATGCGGTTTCTTCCTGTCAATTCATGTTTGCATATCGTTTTCGCTTGCTTGTCGTCGTTTAAGTCTAGATTTagactggatttttttttttcccgagtAGGGTTTCCTTAGTGAACAAGTGGGGAACGCAAGAGATGATGCCTGTGATTGCATTTTTCGGACCGTTCTGTGTAATGTAGTACCTTGTGTATCCTGAACATTTTTCGTTCGTGCATCGTCACCTGCTTGCCTGGAGGTTCATGATGAGACATGGCGATGATTGATCTAGTACGATCGTAAGCTTCTGCTAGTTAGTTGATTTTCAACAGGTTATGCTTGCATTATATCGAAGAAGTGGTGGCGCGGTTTGTGGAGAATCAGGTCTCTGTTTGTATGTCTATGTCTGTTAAAAAATTGTACGGTGTATATTACGTGTTAAACATTTCGGATGAATGATTCTCTGGGGTGTTGCTCGGAACGCTGGATAGATGACGGACGACCATTCCTTTATTAGATGTTGAGTCGGATTTTGTGTGTATTATTTAGACTTCAAGGTGGTCTGCATTCTAGTAGTTGGTTTGTTCGAACTGGCCCTGAACAGAACTGAAGTAAATAGAAAAGGAATGATTCTTCTTATATTAGCCCATCCAGCCTGTGGATTCCGTAATGTGCGGTTGCTGCGCCTAAAttacccaaaaagaaaaagttcattGAAAGTACACGTTGCTTATGGACTTTTAATTTGCTATTGCAATGCCTAATTTACCAGGAAAAAAGAAGCAGCTTAATTATCTCTTAAGATTCTGATCCAGCTCGAAAtaaattcctttttctcttttaaggaTTTTGCAAATGCATGAAGGGCTTTGTGCTTTCTTATTCACATAATTCATTTGATTGCCTGCTGGAAGATAGGGCTTCGTATAAGTTAAACATTGAAGTGAGTTCTTGGCATTTTATTGGTGATTTTATTTGCCCTTTGGACATTACTTCAATGGTGTTCTGAATATGATACACTATCAGGCGTTCTTCTCATACTTCTCTGtctgtctcttcttttctttttcttttgggtgctGTTCAACCATCGCCTTCGTGCATaagctttcttttttccttcagaGTGTTAGTGCTTTTGAAGTTTCCAACCGACAAGTAGTTGAACGCGGTTCATTATCATTGGAATTTAGAGTTAACAGACCATTAGGAATTAGAATATTTTTAAGAATCCGAATGGGTTATTGGTCAATGCTCCTTTAATGCTAATAATGGTATTTTACAATTGATAGTAGCTTTTTCTGTATCTTTTTCCTGTTAGAGCAATTCTAGGGGGCAGTTGGATCCTTGGATTTCTCTTAAAACTCTTACCCCTGCACTGAAACATGTCTGGACGTGTCTGGACACACAAACACAGACCTCAACAAAATAAGTTGCTAGATGCCGagatctcttcattttttttattgcaggaATTTTAGATCCTTGTTTGGTTGGGCCTGTTACAGGGGGTCCATGCCACATCATCCAGCTCCATACCAGGTTGGAAGTTGGATTCATTGAAAACTGAATTATAGATTTAATATcttctaaaaaataattattataaaatatttaaggATTTATCTAATTCTCTAATTTTTAACATAATAACCTCGTGTTTCTAATGTGAAATGCATATTGTAAGAAAAACCAATATACTTGCCATTCTCGGATGTGCATGCAAGAATTGCCTTCTTACCTTCAGACCGAAAACAGGGATCTGCTCTCCTTGCCATATTTTCAGCTACACCATGATTCTTTTCCATGAGGGAGTACATACTTCTGTTCTGTTTGACTACAAGTTACAGCAGCTTGGTAACtaaaacttgttatattcaaatataagtCGCTTTTTTATTTTGACGTGCAGTGTTCACGCAATCGTAAGATTCTTACTTTACATAGGTCGTGGTGAAGTATGTTCGTCATCTCTAAGAATTGAGTCTCTTTCCGTCTTTCAGATACCGTGCAGTCACAAGTGCATATTACAGAGGTGCTGTCGGGGCCATGCTAGTTTACGACATAACCAAGCGCCAAACTTTTGATCACATACCAAGGTGGCTAGAAGAGCTGCGAAGCCACGCTGACAAGAACATCGTCATCATACTGGCAGGAAATAAATGTGATCTGGAAGATCAAAGAGTTGTGCCTGCAGAAGATGCACAAGAATTTGCACAGAGGGAAGGCCTGTTCTTTTTGGAAACCTCTGCACTCAATGCAACAAATGTGGAATCTGCCTTCTTAACTGTACTAACTGAGATTTTCAATATTGTCAACAAGAAAAACTTGGTTGCAGGAGAAAATCAAGCAAATGGGCATCCTTCATCGCTTGCAGGAAAGAAGATCGTTATCCCTGGGCCAGCACAAGAAATCCCCGCCAAGGGCAAGATGTGCTGTAGTTCATAATTCGTCTCTATTTTCCTTTTCGGTGGTGTGGTTTCACTTCAGTTTTGCGGTATGGACTATTAGAGGATTCCAGTGATCCTTGCGTCTATTGTAAATCTCTATTTGTTTTATGATCCGTTGAGGCATTTTATCTGAACCTGGAGGAGAATTTGTTGGTTAAAGAACTCGCTGCCTGACTAGGAAGCCCTGTGAAAAGATTTCATGGTCAATTGGTTTGTCTTGGCAAATCGTGTGCATGGTTATCTTTTTCCCATCTCAATTTCGCAGTGATGAGTTGAAGCTTCCCCTCTACGAAAGTGAAAAAGACTAATGCCGTTCAAAATGGCGTCATTTCGAACTGTGGAAcggaaagaagaacaaaaaagacCAAAGAGGAGGGGAAACGTCCATCGTACGGTGAATGAAACGACAAAGGCGGCAATTTATCAGCACATATTCTATCTGTCAACTCAATTATTGCTAAAAACTAGGAGAGAATATTTGCCTAACAAAAATGGAGCATGACAGGCGAAAAGTAAAAGCTTTTCACAGAATTCGTTCTATATGaaagaaatttacaaaattatctTAAATGTAAATTCACCGTTTTAAATGTAAATTCACAGAACTCGTTCTATATGaaagaaatttacaaaattatctTAAATGTAAATTCACCAACTCACAAAGCCTTTCCAACTTGCAAGAAGTGTTTTAAGAGTTGTGTAACTGACGTCGGAAGATCCTTTTTCGCTTTCCATAATGTCTCCACAACTTTGAGACTTCTTTGGAGGAGCAAGTCAACAAAACAGGGTGCAAACTCACAGGAAAAAACATCTGTAATTGatcataaatttcaaatttacgTGCTGGTTTACCATAACATGGTTAATTTTCAGTGATAAAACGTGAGGTTCGATCTTGAGAAATTAAACCAAGGACTTTCTCCAACTCACGTGATGGTTTACTATAACGTGGTTAATTGACAACAAGAAAACGTGAGCTGCAACCTTAAGAAATCAAAGCAGGGGTTTATCAAACCGCAAATGAATCCACATCAAACCTAGTAAACCATGCCTAGGCTCAACAGTAAATCACAAAGGCAATAAGATCATCAACACACAAACAGATTGCTATAAACTGCTTGATTTTTCAAGGTTACATTGAACAAGCTGGCCATAAATGGGGGATATGCAAAGCCCGCACAGCATGAACTTGCCACTGAAAAACAGTTGAAACATGAGGGAGCGTACACAAGGGGCTTGATCATGAAAAAGGTTATGCTTTGCAGGGCCCTCCTCAAGTTGAATTGGATTTATTAGCTGACACAGCCGTTGTGGTTCTCATCCTTGGTCTCTTGTAATGACGAAGACTGCCCACTAAGCCTATCAAGCAATTCCTGACATTCTACTTGTGACACCATGATACTCAGatttgttcttcctttccaaCATCCGATAGCAATTGTTGACCCATCAACAACAATCACATCAGGAACAGGACCCTCCCCTAGAACAAAATTAAGTGGAAGTACACGAAGAAATGTGATATTAGCATCAAGAAAGTCCCTCATCAAAACGAGACAAGGCTTTCCATAATTCCAACTGttaattagaagaaaaagataattttatAAAAGACACGTAAATTACCTTTATGCAATACAACAACACAACAACCTGCTGACAACTCTGAAGCCTTTTCACCAAACTCAGCATCACAAAAGTCTGCAAACTTAATTGTACGATATTTTAAGAGATGCACAAAGTCTTTTAGTGATGCATGGATCCGCTGTTTGGTCATATATGGCAGCAAGAGGGGTAAACCTTCAGAAGATATCCTAAAGGCACATGATGTAGAAGAATCTTTTGATGTCTGCCTTTCCTGACAAATGAATGCACCCATTGTAACAGGCAAGAAAACAATGTACCTGAAGTTCTAAACTACAGGCAATTTATTCCTCAAAATGTCACTCCGTCTAACCATACTTCAGCAAATAGATGACTTGCagaccagagagagagagagctactTGTGAAAGCTATAATTTAGCAGAGCAGGAGCACAAAAATTTCTTATGACCAAGCTAAACCATGAAGAACTTACAATAATATTTGAGAAGCAACTACCAAACAAATATGCACTATCATTAACATTAATAGAAAATAACCAAATGATTGTCAAATGTATTGATCACAAGAAATGTGGTACAGTCGATGTGACAATATTGTTCTTCAATATGGTGACATCTGGAGGCAATAAACTCAAGTCGAGTAAGAACTGCATCTATTTCATGAGAACAGAAAACCAGTTTTTGCAATCACCTGTAATTTTGGCAAGTTCAGATACAAACTAGAGAAAGGAATAAATTGATTTCAACCCTAAAGTTCCTCTACAAGGTCACTTGGAGAAATGACTAGGATAAATGACAGTTACTTCTATACAggcaaaaacgaaaaaaaaaaaatgatgaaaagggAGGAACTTACAAAAGTTTTCAATCCAAGAGATGTTATCTTTAGCTGCTGACCAACACAAAAATTCAACCTGAGGACGTCCTGAACGGACTTTGATGTATAGTATATCCTTTTCACATGGTGGACATCATCATTTCGAGTTACAAGATGTCCATGAAAGGGCAATGATTCATCAATGCCATAGAAGTTTCTTAAATTATTAATTATGTTATCATCCATGAAGAATACAACAGGATCGACTCCTCTCCATTTTCCCTGGATCTGCAACTTTCCTCTCCCAACTCCCTCCCTGTTCAAGTCAGTCATGCCATCCTCACATTCTTCAGCCTTCTCCATCTCATTGCCTTCTGGACAGAACTCAGAGTGGTCTGCTTCTGAACCAAATTCTACAGTCTCTTGTTCATCCAAAGAATCTGAGGCCACACTTCCCTCAGCAAAATCACCATTATCATCACTTGGTGCAGCATTAGCAATTATGCTTGAATTACCCGCGCATGATGCCTCATTGACCTCCTTTGCTGGCTCTCCAGTCTTGCCACTTTCATCCGTATAACCCCCTTGCTCTCTTGGTCTGTCTGTAGCAGAAATTAAAGATAAACAGGCATTCAGATGATATCTTCAATTAGTAGCAAGCAAGCACTTAGTGAAGCATTTTCTTCTAATGAAATTGAACATAAAAAACTAAGGCGTACAACTTGATAATTTAGTGTTGATAATTACATACAGTACAGAAAATCCAACAGGAAAATGCTAAGTCAGAAcagtatattaaaaaaaaaatcaacaaagaTAAATGCTGATGTCAAACAAGAAAGGATCTCATGAAGCAGGATAATTCTGTTTCTAACATATAACGTAGTCTTTTGTTGGATCCAATTCCTCCATGGCCTACAACTAAAGCTAACTCTCATaataagagaaagaagaaaaaggaaaaactttaaGAAACAGCAAACAATTAAACAGTCGAGGATACCTTTTGAATGAGAAATTTTTTGGAGGACAGCAATGAAAAAGGCTCCTCCATTTTGGTCATGTGGCAATATCCTCATACATCGTTCCAAAGGAAAGTTCGAAACTTCTTTTGCTTTAGGTTTTGGATTTCCTGGAGTTATGGATTGAGAGCAACACTTTTCTGTCCCATTTTCCTGACAAGTCTTACTCAAAGCAATGCCGTCACCCACATCACAGTTACCTCTTTCGAGAGGGAAGTTTTCATCAATTTGACATTGCTTCTGCAAAGAGGTATCAGTTTCTAactcattcacattgactgatatCTCTTCTTCACCAAAAGCAGATGCTTCCTTTGGCTCCCCAGCTTGACCTGAAGGGAACATACTGGGCACTATCACTGCCTTTCTGTTTGAAGGAACTTCTTTGTAAGAAGTCAACCAGCAACCCTTATCCCGCACCTGCAATGTTAGTATCAGCATTCATAAATTAATTGATGTTTTGACATTTCCAAGATACGGTACCATAAgaatagaaatcaagaaatgctTGAAGCTGGATACAATcataaaacatgattcaataaTGTTTATGTCAGAGACAGACAATGAAACAGGCCAAGCTCAGGAATCATTAAAAAGTAAAGTGGCTGATCCTAGGCAAACCAAATAGCTTAGTCCTCAGCCATGAGTCTATtacataaaacttaaaagtactATCAACTATGATAGAACATTCCCTTTTTTAGGCAACACCAATTATTGCCAGTCACCAGACCATACACCCGATGGAAATCTACACATGATAAAAGGACACAATTAAAACAAATTCCAAAGtgctattattttgtttttgaatgaaCAGTGAACCATTAACCTGTACAGGGTAGCAGCTTACATTTTGATAAAATACTTACTTCTTTAGGTGCGGTGTTGGTGAAGGTAATGAAGTTATTCATGAAGTTAGCAAATGGAGTCCTAAAGTGGATGCTGCTCGTGAGGTGTGGAAAgagattgaattcaaatttgaaacaatGGATGTCTTTGTAATTCTGTGATTCAGGGAGAGAATGCTTCTTTATGTAGAAAATCTGCTTCTAAAGGATTGGCAATATATTTGCTGAAATAATTGAAGCCTCTAAATTAGCAAAGCATGCTTTCTAAGGACACACATACTGGGTCCTGAACATACATTGCCTAGTTGCAAAATGCATTTCAAATTACTACAAGCTCTTTTCAGgcataataaaaataaattcagcGCCTtctaaaaaatatgttttgaataTATAATCAATTAATAGCGGTTACAATCTTGTTCACTGTATCTTTTCCACCC
Above is a window of Nymphaea colorata isolate Beijing-Zhang1983 chromosome 8, ASM883128v2, whole genome shotgun sequence DNA encoding:
- the LOC116258758 gene encoding ras-related protein Rab11D-like, which gives rise to MAGSGYGDVAQKVDYVFKIVLIGDSAVGKSQILARFARDEFSLDSKATIGVEFQTRTLVIQHKNVKAQIWDTAGQERYRAVTSAYYRGAVGAMLVYDITKRQTFDHIPRWLEELRSHADKNIVIILAGNKCDLEDQRVVPAEDAQEFAQREGLFFLETSALNATNVESAFLTVLTEIFNIVNKKNLVAGENQANGHPSSLAGKKIVIPGPAQEIPAKGKMCCSS
- the LOC116258757 gene encoding uncharacterized protein LOC116258757 isoform X1 produces the protein MGGGRGGPKRGRTQRRHFRQSRENVWRKKNRTDPPPSSDNNSTWEPFVTQNPSFEEYYKEQGIVSEDEWDEFLAVLRKALPAAFRINSSGQFSKDIRCQLEDDFMKSLDVEVECENGNGEAGIRPLPWYPDKLAWQVNFSRMQLRKNQTLERFHEFLKQENEIGNITRQEAVSMVPPLFLDVQPDQRILDMCAAPGSKTCQLLEMIHRSNKPGSLPEGMVIANDVDFRRCNLLIHQTKRMCSANLIVTNHEAQNFPSCLFKPEREMTIDNLPYGIKACDKSQKLIENQLLFDRVLCDVPCSGDGTLRKAPDLWRKWNPGMGNGLHRLQVQIAMRGIALLKVGGRLVYSTCSMNPVEDEAVVAEILRRSGGSVELLDVSAELPQLIRRPGLKTWKVRDKGCWLTSYKEVPSNRKAVIVPSMFPSGQAGEPKEASAFGEEEISVNVNELETDTSLQKQCQIDENFPLERGNCDVGDGIALSKTCQENGTEKCCSQSITPGNPKPKAKEVSNFPLERCMRILPHDQNGGAFFIAVLQKISHSKDRPREQGGYTDESGKTGEPAKEVNEASCAGNSSIIANAAPSDDNGDFAEGSVASDSLDEQETVEFGSEADHSEFCPEGNEMEKAEECEDGMTDLNREGVGRGKLQIQGKWRGVDPVVFFMDDNIINNLRNFYGIDESLPFHGHLVTRNDDVHHVKRIYYTSKSVQDVLRLNFCVGQQLKITSLGLKTFERQTSKDSSTSCAFRISSEGLPLLLPYMTKQRIHASLKDFVHLLKYRTIKFADFCDAEFGEKASELSAGCCVVVLHKGEGPVPDVIVVDGSTIAIGCWKGRTNLSIMVSQVECQELLDRLSGQSSSLQETKDENHNGCVS
- the LOC116258757 gene encoding uncharacterized protein LOC116258757 isoform X2, whose product is MGGGRGGPKRGRTQRRHFRQSRENVWRKKNRTDPPPSSDNNSTWEPFVTQNPSFEEYYKEQGIVSEDEWDEFLAVLRKALPAAFRINSSGQFSKDIRCQLEDDFMKSLDVECENGNGEAGIRPLPWYPDKLAWQVNFSRMQLRKNQTLERFHEFLKQENEIGNITRQEAVSMVPPLFLDVQPDQRILDMCAAPGSKTCQLLEMIHRSNKPGSLPEGMVIANDVDFRRCNLLIHQTKRMCSANLIVTNHEAQNFPSCLFKPEREMTIDNLPYGIKACDKSQKLIENQLLFDRVLCDVPCSGDGTLRKAPDLWRKWNPGMGNGLHRLQVQIAMRGIALLKVGGRLVYSTCSMNPVEDEAVVAEILRRSGGSVELLDVSAELPQLIRRPGLKTWKVRDKGCWLTSYKEVPSNRKAVIVPSMFPSGQAGEPKEASAFGEEEISVNVNELETDTSLQKQCQIDENFPLERGNCDVGDGIALSKTCQENGTEKCCSQSITPGNPKPKAKEVSNFPLERCMRILPHDQNGGAFFIAVLQKISHSKDRPREQGGYTDESGKTGEPAKEVNEASCAGNSSIIANAAPSDDNGDFAEGSVASDSLDEQETVEFGSEADHSEFCPEGNEMEKAEECEDGMTDLNREGVGRGKLQIQGKWRGVDPVVFFMDDNIINNLRNFYGIDESLPFHGHLVTRNDDVHHVKRIYYTSKSVQDVLRLNFCVGQQLKITSLGLKTFERQTSKDSSTSCAFRISSEGLPLLLPYMTKQRIHASLKDFVHLLKYRTIKFADFCDAEFGEKASELSAGCCVVVLHKGEGPVPDVIVVDGSTIAIGCWKGRTNLSIMVSQVECQELLDRLSGQSSSLQETKDENHNGCVS